A DNA window from Moorella thermoacetica contains the following coding sequences:
- the istA gene encoding IS21 family transposase, giving the protein MYKWQRIKALHAQGVGIRQIARDVGVSRNTVRKYLKEAGPPQFKAREYTKELDKFLEEIKVMLAKGYIGTRIYKELKDKGYQGSLASVHRYLRAIKEDDRTAKLATTRVETGPGKQMQYDWKVWTLPVDGKLVKIYLHEVVLSYSRMKFYTFSLSITTADVIRVLIEAIDFFGGYAPELVIDNGKQMVITHQKDGIVRYNDEFLKFCGLYGIEPCPCANYRARTKGKVERPFYYVQEHLLRGLEVGNLNEFAVKLSEFQEAYNKRPHSTLGRPPEEMFAEEKGCLVKIPAVEPALLHHKEPRKVSNDGYISHDGNLYPVPMRYCLRRVWVENIYGRRLKVYDEEGALLAEFDLDLKKQTARPLHPEHETINRQYQEKKLKLRSALVEKFTSAFGEDGQRYLEGLRDKNGANLYWHLAEILSYQEIYTPEDIIAAIKECLKIGSYHKNSVKRLLERKEIAPLSCACDPASVNMPPGKIKRDLSCYALKESEVAAVS; this is encoded by the coding sequence ATGTACAAATGGCAGCGCATCAAGGCACTGCACGCTCAAGGGGTCGGCATCAGGCAAATAGCAAGGGATGTTGGGGTGTCCAGGAATACCGTCAGGAAGTACCTTAAAGAAGCCGGCCCTCCCCAGTTTAAAGCCAGGGAGTATACCAAAGAACTGGACAAGTTTCTGGAAGAAATAAAGGTTATGCTTGCCAAAGGATATATCGGCACAAGGATTTACAAAGAACTGAAAGATAAGGGCTATCAAGGCTCCCTGGCCAGCGTCCACCGTTATCTTAGGGCCATCAAGGAAGATGACAGGACCGCTAAATTAGCCACCACCCGGGTGGAAACAGGCCCAGGTAAACAGATGCAGTACGATTGGAAGGTGTGGACGCTACCAGTTGACGGGAAGCTCGTGAAAATATATCTCCACGAAGTGGTCTTATCCTACAGCCGGATGAAATTCTACACCTTCTCTTTAAGCATCACCACCGCCGATGTGATCCGGGTTCTGATTGAAGCCATTGACTTCTTCGGCGGTTATGCCCCGGAGTTGGTGATAGACAACGGCAAGCAAATGGTTATCACCCACCAGAAGGACGGTATTGTCCGGTATAATGACGAGTTTTTAAAATTCTGCGGGCTGTATGGCATTGAGCCCTGTCCTTGCGCCAACTACCGTGCCCGGACCAAGGGAAAGGTAGAACGCCCCTTTTACTATGTCCAGGAACACCTGCTGCGGGGCCTGGAGGTGGGGAACTTAAACGAATTCGCTGTAAAGCTTTCCGAGTTCCAGGAAGCCTACAACAAAAGGCCCCACAGCACCTTAGGCCGGCCGCCGGAAGAAATGTTTGCCGAGGAAAAAGGGTGCCTTGTTAAAATACCGGCTGTCGAACCGGCCTTATTACACCATAAAGAACCCCGGAAGGTGAGCAATGACGGCTATATATCCCATGACGGCAATCTCTACCCCGTACCCATGCGCTACTGCTTAAGGAGGGTGTGGGTCGAAAACATCTACGGCCGGCGCTTAAAGGTATATGACGAGGAAGGTGCGCTTTTAGCGGAGTTTGACCTTGACCTTAAAAAACAAACCGCCCGTCCCCTTCACCCCGAACACGAAACCATCAACCGTCAATACCAGGAAAAGAAACTGAAGCTACGCTCGGCCCTGGTGGAGAAGTTCACCAGCGCCTTTGGCGAGGATGGCCAAAGGTATCTGGAAGGCCTGCGTGATAAAAATGGCGCCAACCTGTACTGGCACCTGGCGGAAATCTTAAGCTATCAGGAGATATATACCCCAGAAGATATCATAGCAGCCATCAAAGAATGCCTGAAAATCGGTTCTTATCACAAAAACAGCGTAAAAAGGCTTTTAGAGCGCAAGGAAATCGCTCCGCTTTCTTGTGCCTGTGACCCGGCAAGTGTCAATATGCCGCCAGGTAAAATCAAACGGGACCTCTCCTGTTATGCCCTAAAGGAGAGCGAGGTGGCGGCAGTATCATGA
- a CDS encoding uroporphyrinogen decarboxylase family protein has protein sequence MSKEKLYQERLQRYITAMECGKPDKVPIAFSVGEWAVKYTGSTLEEVYYNLDKSIEITCEVVQDLDFDIFGGGPTLWWPPMFDAMGSKLYKFPGIHLEENSQFQYMEEEYMKPEDYDDFIANPTEWLATKYLPRISEEFARPGSYRATVALIKSAAAYAIASNVMAKGWEKWTKEHGVVPSTSGFTKAPFDTLGDTLRGMKGILLDIRRRPEKVLAACEAIIPHNIAYAMIGARGDTTLPCKATLHRGAYPFLSMEHWEKFYWPSLKAVIEGLWAQGKRMYFFAEGNWTPYLEKIAELPDKSIVFIIDTTDAKKAKEILGGKFCLWGGVPTTLLTYGTPAQVKDCVKQAIDELACDGGFVLAPGGAVMSDAKRENIFAMIEAGREYGVY, from the coding sequence ATGAGTAAGGAAAAGCTTTATCAGGAGAGACTGCAGCGTTACATCACAGCCATGGAATGTGGCAAACCGGATAAAGTTCCTATAGCTTTCTCAGTTGGTGAATGGGCTGTCAAGTACACCGGCAGTACTCTTGAAGAAGTATATTACAACCTTGACAAATCAATTGAAATAACTTGTGAAGTAGTACAGGACCTCGATTTTGACATTTTCGGAGGTGGTCCCACCTTATGGTGGCCACCAATGTTCGATGCCATGGGTTCGAAATTGTATAAGTTCCCGGGTATTCATTTAGAGGAGAACTCGCAATTCCAGTATATGGAAGAAGAGTACATGAAACCGGAAGACTATGATGATTTTATTGCCAATCCTACTGAATGGCTGGCAACTAAATATTTGCCTCGTATTAGTGAGGAGTTTGCCAGGCCAGGCTCATACCGAGCCACGGTAGCGCTAATTAAAAGCGCGGCTGCTTATGCCATAGCCAGCAATGTCATGGCTAAAGGGTGGGAAAAGTGGACGAAGGAACACGGCGTAGTACCTTCTACGAGCGGGTTTACCAAGGCGCCTTTCGATACCCTGGGTGACACTCTGCGGGGTATGAAAGGGATTTTGCTTGACATCCGCCGTCGACCCGAGAAAGTCCTGGCCGCGTGCGAAGCGATTATACCACATAATATAGCCTATGCCATGATTGGGGCTCGTGGAGATACCACTTTACCTTGTAAGGCAACCCTTCATCGAGGTGCCTACCCGTTCCTGAGCATGGAACATTGGGAAAAATTCTACTGGCCGTCTTTGAAGGCAGTTATCGAAGGTCTCTGGGCGCAAGGAAAGAGGATGTACTTCTTTGCTGAAGGAAATTGGACCCCGTATCTTGAGAAGATAGCTGAACTGCCGGATAAAAGTATTGTATTCATCATAGATACAACTGATGCCAAAAAAGCGAAAGAAATTCTCGGCGGTAAGTTCTGCCTGTGGGGTGGCGTTCCCACTACGCTTCTGACTTACGGCACGCCGGCACAAGTGAAGGATTGTGTGAAGCAGGCTATTGATGAACTGGCCTGTGACGGGGGCTTTGTCCTTGCACCTGGCGGAGCTGTTATGAGTGATGCCAAGCGGGAAAATATTTTTGCAATGATTGAAGCAGGACGAGAGTACGGCGTTTATTAA
- a CDS encoding cobalamin B12-binding domain-containing protein has translation MLTDTLSKAMAELEEEQVLAQVKERLGGGVAPLEIVKTLQEGMVEVGNRFQSGEYFLSELIMAGEIMKGAMDILEPHLGGESGEHKGTIVIGTVKGDIHDLGKNIVIMLLKGAGYKVVDLGVDVPKERFVEALQETKAPLVGMSVLLTSCQEAMKETIEAIRGAGLDTRVVIGGNYIDETVKNYVGADYYATTATDGVKVAAEVFGA, from the coding sequence ATGCTGACAGACACTTTATCAAAGGCAATGGCAGAACTAGAAGAAGAACAGGTACTCGCGCAGGTAAAAGAACGCCTGGGAGGGGGAGTCGCGCCCCTGGAGATTGTCAAAACCCTCCAGGAAGGCATGGTAGAAGTAGGCAACCGGTTTCAGTCGGGCGAGTATTTTCTGAGCGAATTAATAATGGCAGGCGAGATAATGAAGGGCGCCATGGATATTTTAGAACCACACCTGGGGGGAGAAAGTGGAGAACACAAAGGAACCATAGTGATCGGCACAGTGAAGGGAGATATCCACGACCTGGGCAAGAATATAGTCATCATGCTGTTAAAAGGGGCGGGGTATAAAGTAGTCGACCTGGGGGTGGATGTACCGAAAGAGAGGTTTGTTGAAGCCCTGCAGGAAACGAAGGCGCCCCTGGTAGGCATGAGCGTGCTCTTAACCAGTTGCCAGGAGGCGATGAAAGAAACCATCGAAGCGATCCGGGGTGCAGGTCTGGACACCAGGGTGGTTATTGGAGGCAACTATATAGACGAAACCGTGAAGAATTATGTAGGAGCGGACTATTATGCCACCACGGCTACCGATGGAGTAAAGGTGGCGGCGGAAGTGTTCGGAGCATAG
- a CDS encoding ATP-binding protein — protein sequence MQQCRQCNQKTPERSCPDCDYFMTPGSLRRKPPSPIGINLVAADGRRYDGRILVLNMMELGLETDAPVPGKYRIHLHQNLSLDVAGVPTRGKGNIRLFDILTVYRDQETATRLSSDEYALLTGSTGDFIEQVSQLVPVHLQKLVKERLLAEIQNSEILKAMQIGSVLRYERGRFRHLGGQADLELPPEEIEKLIHKAIRQGTHCRELIVSSDGKRVFDLHGIPLDPYSGGLLAFDITEIIHKERQMRRQEMLAYQEAIAAVTNGRLRLSTRAEIASLLSQGHELAKGEVQKAADVALARSKLRSILPEVFRGRQHGICLGLTEALTNALKHAGGGEWVARQDDEVLRVIVQDHGQGIKLKDLPKATPLKPRN from the coding sequence ATGCAACAATGTCGTCAGTGTAACCAGAAGACCCCGGAACGTTCTTGCCCTGATTGCGATTACTTTATGACCCCGGGCTCTTTGCGCCGGAAGCCCCCGTCACCTATAGGAATAAATCTGGTTGCAGCTGACGGGAGGCGTTATGACGGCCGTATCCTGGTCTTAAATATGATGGAGTTGGGATTAGAAACAGATGCCCCGGTACCCGGGAAATATCGTATTCACCTTCATCAGAACCTCAGCCTGGATGTGGCCGGGGTACCCACCAGAGGGAAGGGGAATATTCGCCTTTTTGATATCCTGACTGTTTACCGGGATCAGGAAACAGCTACCCGCCTTAGCAGTGACGAGTACGCTTTATTAACCGGAAGTACGGGGGACTTTATTGAACAAGTATCCCAGCTGGTCCCCGTCCACCTGCAGAAACTGGTAAAAGAGCGGTTACTTGCCGAAATCCAGAACTCTGAGATTTTGAAGGCTATGCAGATCGGCAGCGTGTTGCGCTATGAAAGGGGACGATTTCGCCATTTAGGGGGCCAGGCTGATCTAGAATTACCCCCGGAGGAAATAGAAAAATTGATACATAAGGCAATTCGCCAGGGTACCCACTGCCGGGAGCTCATTGTAAGTAGTGACGGGAAAAGGGTTTTTGACCTGCATGGGATCCCCCTGGATCCTTACTCCGGGGGCTTGCTGGCCTTCGATATTACGGAGATTATCCATAAAGAAAGGCAGATGCGCCGGCAGGAGATGCTTGCTTACCAGGAAGCCATTGCTGCTGTTACCAATGGCCGGTTGAGGCTCTCGACCCGGGCGGAGATTGCTTCATTACTTTCCCAGGGACATGAGCTGGCCAAGGGTGAAGTTCAGAAGGCTGCCGATGTTGCCCTGGCGCGGAGCAAGTTGCGCAGTATATTACCAGAGGTTTTTCGTGGTCGCCAGCACGGTATCTGCCTGGGCTTGACCGAAGCCTTAACTAATGCCTTAAAACACGCTGGCGGGGGTGAATGGGTAGCCAGGCAGGACGATGAAGTCCTGCGCGTAATTGTCCAGGACCACGGCCAGGGAATAAAACTAAAGGATCTACCCAAGGCAACCCCTCTTAAGCCCCGAAATTAG
- a CDS encoding transposase — protein MERRKFTLEFKRQVVEQAIAAGNNSVVARKYDIRPNIVSRWVRQYKAGQPMQGSSPKGNATHVTQQEHARLVAENRELDKQNTHLKQLLGEKDLEIAILRDLLKKANPHLQIK, from the coding sequence GTGGAACGTCGGAAATTTACCCTAGAGTTCAAGCGCCAGGTCGTCGAACAGGCCATCGCTGCCGGAAATAATTCCGTCGTTGCTCGGAAGTATGATATCCGGCCGAATATTGTCAGCCGATGGGTTCGTCAGTACAAAGCCGGCCAACCCATGCAAGGCAGTAGCCCAAAGGGAAACGCCACCCACGTTACTCAGCAGGAACACGCCCGACTCGTTGCAGAGAACCGTGAGTTAGACAAACAGAATACCCATCTAAAGCAACTTCTGGGCGAAAAAGACCTTGAAATTGCTATATTGCGTGACCTATTAAAAAAAGCCAACCCTCACTTGCAGATAAAGTAG
- a CDS encoding IS3 family transposase translates to MGGRKVSDEQIKEWIMESISGDGYAYGYRKLTHMLRQDHELVVNEKKVYRLCKELDILRPQRNLRRKHPRNLAQNRTITAPNQLWEVDVKYGYIAGEDRFFFVLSYIDVLTGRLWAIILV, encoded by the coding sequence GTGGGCGGCCGCAAGGTCAGTGATGAACAGATTAAGGAATGGATTATGGAGTCTATTTCCGGTGATGGTTACGCCTACGGGTACCGTAAGCTCACTCATATGCTTCGACAAGATCATGAGCTGGTGGTGAACGAGAAAAAGGTATACCGCTTGTGTAAGGAACTGGATATTCTGCGGCCACAACGGAACCTCCGTCGGAAACACCCGCGGAATTTGGCCCAGAACCGCACTATCACAGCGCCAAACCAGCTCTGGGAGGTCGATGTCAAGTACGGATACATTGCAGGAGAAGACCGGTTTTTCTTTGTGCTGTCGTACATTGACGTCTTGACAGGCAGATTGTGGGCTATCATATTGGTCTAA
- a CDS encoding integrase core domain-containing protein: MGYHIGLTCEARHAVETFRAALWKRQILQRNLPLPIIRSDNGPQFVSHLFESECERWNVLHERIPPKTPNMNAYIESYHRLLEDECLSMGEFGTYAEAYQAVVEFVSRYNNRRLHSSLHYLSPAKFYRRHIETGLQPRYPVRV, from the coding sequence GTGGGCTATCATATTGGTCTAACCTGTGAAGCCAGACATGCCGTTGAAACTTTTCGAGCAGCATTGTGGAAACGTCAGATTCTTCAAAGGAATTTACCATTACCCATCATCCGTTCGGATAATGGACCCCAGTTTGTAAGCCATCTGTTTGAATCGGAATGTGAGCGATGGAATGTCCTACACGAGAGAATACCGCCCAAGACACCGAATATGAACGCATATATCGAATCGTACCATCGGCTTCTTGAGGATGAATGCTTGTCGATGGGCGAGTTTGGGACCTACGCGGAGGCATATCAGGCGGTCGTGGAATTCGTTAGCCGTTATAACAACCGCCGATTGCACTCTAGTTTACACTACCTGTCGCCGGCCAAGTTTTACCGTCGTCATATCGAGACAGGATTGCAGCCCAGATATCCCGTGAGGGTGTGA
- a CDS encoding STAS domain-containing protein translates to MLTIEVTRVNDSRCLNLKGELDMETLPMLERMAEAREGEGRLIINLSGVSFIDSTGLRGLLTIQQEWAAKGGRVHFLNPCPEVAEVFRLVGLEELLQGTSGEMVEAGEN, encoded by the coding sequence ATGCTGACAATAGAGGTAACTAGAGTTAATGATAGCCGCTGTTTAAACCTTAAAGGGGAATTGGATATGGAAACCCTGCCGATGCTGGAACGAATGGCGGAAGCCCGGGAGGGGGAAGGCCGGCTGATTATCAATCTGTCCGGAGTTTCATTTATCGATTCGACGGGCCTCAGGGGATTGTTAACTATCCAACAAGAGTGGGCGGCAAAAGGAGGGAGGGTGCACTTTCTTAACCCCTGCCCGGAGGTAGCAGAGGTTTTCCGCCTGGTAGGCCTGGAAGAACTTTTACAGGGAACTTCAGGAGAAATGGTGGAGGCAGGTGAAAATTAA
- a CDS encoding PP2C family protein-serine/threonine phosphatase, which yields MALDAGRIEKQIIHAGIQGAGCSIPAEVEGGDFFDFIPLGKERLIAAIGDVMGKGSRAARHMKDLRAIVHACAGNNMPLLTMMEQINERGGKQLQLARSFATLCLISYEMYNARLTSLSAGHPAPLAFSGNKLRILKVKGVALGLLEGYQGTEPDTVSLAPGDVVLLYTDGLVEARNGQGQTYGLKRLENITLANSCQNAIQLRDTILNDLFTFTGRKQQRDDVTLVILKRGR from the coding sequence ATGGCCCTGGATGCCGGTAGGATAGAGAAGCAAATAATACATGCCGGTATACAGGGAGCCGGTTGCAGTATTCCGGCAGAAGTGGAGGGAGGGGATTTTTTTGATTTTATCCCCCTGGGTAAGGAACGGCTTATTGCCGCAATAGGCGATGTAATGGGCAAAGGCAGCAGGGCTGCCAGGCATATGAAAGACTTGAGGGCTATAGTACATGCCTGTGCCGGGAACAATATGCCGCTCCTGACGATGATGGAACAAATAAACGAAAGGGGCGGGAAACAACTCCAGCTTGCCAGGTCCTTTGCAACCCTGTGCCTGATTTCTTACGAGATGTATAATGCCCGCTTGACATCCCTCAGTGCGGGACATCCGGCGCCTCTGGCTTTTAGTGGTAATAAATTACGTATCCTGAAGGTAAAGGGGGTGGCCCTGGGGCTCCTGGAAGGTTACCAGGGAACGGAGCCAGATACCGTAAGTTTGGCTCCCGGGGATGTAGTCCTCCTGTATACAGATGGCCTGGTAGAAGCCCGTAATGGGCAGGGACAAACCTACGGTTTAAAGCGCCTGGAGAATATAACTTTGGCAAACTCCTGCCAAAATGCAATCCAGCTGCGGGATACTATTTTGAATGATTTATTTACCTTCACTGGCAGGAAGCAGCAAAGGGATGATGTCACCCTGGTAATACTGAAGAGGGGTAGGTGA
- a CDS encoding STAS domain-containing protein — translation MSGLEVSVHREKDRSVLRVAGELDFSNINQLQQEIERQDTKIVEIDCSALQFMDSSGAGLLLSIARVLNLQNRILEITHIPEHIYHDLDIIGVFRVLESFKASRPTGGN, via the coding sequence GTGAGCGGTTTGGAAGTAAGCGTACACCGGGAAAAGGATAGGAGCGTCCTGAGGGTGGCGGGAGAGCTGGATTTTAGCAATATAAACCAGTTACAGCAAGAGATTGAACGCCAGGATACAAAAATAGTAGAAATAGATTGTAGCGCTTTGCAGTTTATGGATTCCTCGGGGGCTGGTTTGCTTCTTTCTATAGCCAGGGTTCTGAACCTACAAAACCGCATTCTTGAAATCACCCATATCCCTGAGCATATATACCATGATTTGGATATAATTGGGGTTTTTCGCGTTTTAGAAAGCTTTAAGGCATCCCGTCCGACCGGGGGGAATTAA
- a CDS encoding DUF342 domain-containing protein, which translates to MPATVAIINGRPVIKHPPEGPYPVIVPCRGLRLVVNGEERKEPMPVTSKDKIEILPVDEKQEGYWRIKISGDKLAALLQMRPGIILHRCLKDLPPAKVLQLEVLEQESHYPPFTLEDLVRELKSQGIQYGIDWQTCARLVEEPAEGTWTIARGQPAFPGKDATVQLLFTTQDRVPVTIKEEDQQVNFRERFQFTSVEPGTVLARKKPVTGGRPGRAVTGEIILPPEPREIELVAGQGAILSDNGLEVVATRSGRPMARKTKDRVTIEVVPALIHDGNVNLSSGNINFSGDVIVTGQVEEGMAIEAGGNVYVGDTVSRGIIRAGGSIEVAGNIFVSVLAAGGITAFQQRLSPLLARIAEELEQLITAIKQLLRHPSFKKDDLKGGIGPLVLLLLEKKFQGLSPAIELLQKEVQNLQTISLGEPEGLINDLERLTRSPLAVKNLDYLETMLQKVAGWQEGISAPLQGRADVTVNYVVNSTIMASGNIRVLGDGCYHSRLQAGKSVTINGVFRGGEIQAQGDVYIRELGSRSGIETRVITRSGARVKAGHVFENTSVQIGPRVYSFGREEQGVTLYLDREGELIRSYMN; encoded by the coding sequence TTGCCGGCTACGGTAGCTATTATTAACGGGCGCCCGGTAATAAAACACCCGCCTGAGGGACCCTATCCGGTAATAGTGCCATGCCGGGGATTGAGGTTGGTGGTAAATGGTGAAGAGCGAAAGGAACCGATGCCTGTCACCTCAAAAGATAAAATAGAAATACTTCCAGTTGACGAAAAGCAGGAAGGATACTGGCGCATAAAGATTAGCGGGGATAAGCTGGCAGCCTTACTGCAAATGCGACCAGGGATAATATTGCACCGGTGCCTAAAAGATTTGCCGCCAGCCAAGGTACTGCAACTTGAAGTCCTGGAGCAAGAGAGCCATTATCCTCCCTTTACTCTAGAAGATCTAGTCCGGGAGCTTAAAAGTCAAGGTATCCAGTACGGTATCGATTGGCAGACGTGTGCCCGTCTGGTCGAAGAGCCGGCAGAGGGGACATGGACCATTGCCCGTGGCCAACCGGCCTTCCCAGGTAAGGATGCTACCGTTCAATTATTATTCACAACCCAGGACAGGGTGCCTGTAACCATCAAAGAAGAAGATCAGCAGGTTAACTTTCGCGAGCGCTTTCAATTCACTTCTGTGGAACCCGGCACGGTCCTGGCCAGGAAAAAACCTGTTACCGGTGGTCGGCCAGGGAGGGCCGTGACGGGAGAAATAATTCTGCCGCCTGAACCCCGTGAAATTGAGCTCGTTGCCGGGCAGGGTGCAATTTTAAGTGATAACGGTTTAGAAGTGGTTGCCACCCGGTCTGGCCGGCCTATGGCCAGGAAAACAAAAGACCGGGTAACCATTGAAGTAGTCCCTGCTCTGATCCATGACGGCAATGTTAATCTTTCCTCGGGCAACATTAACTTCAGTGGCGATGTAATTGTAACGGGTCAGGTTGAAGAAGGGATGGCTATCGAGGCGGGAGGGAATGTGTATGTAGGGGATACCGTATCCCGGGGTATAATCCGGGCAGGGGGGTCCATTGAGGTGGCCGGCAATATCTTCGTTTCGGTACTGGCTGCCGGAGGTATTACCGCCTTTCAGCAGAGGCTGAGCCCGCTCCTGGCGAGAATTGCTGAAGAGCTAGAACAATTGATAACCGCCATTAAGCAGTTATTAAGGCACCCTTCCTTTAAAAAAGATGACCTTAAGGGCGGGATCGGCCCCCTGGTACTCCTGCTTTTGGAAAAGAAATTTCAAGGTCTTTCTCCTGCTATAGAGCTATTACAGAAAGAAGTGCAGAATTTACAAACAATATCTTTAGGTGAACCGGAAGGACTTATAAATGATTTGGAACGTCTTACTCGTTCGCCTCTCGCGGTTAAAAATTTAGACTACCTGGAAACGATGTTGCAAAAGGTTGCAGGCTGGCAGGAAGGGATTAGTGCCCCTCTCCAGGGGAGAGCTGATGTTACCGTTAATTATGTTGTTAATTCTACCATCATGGCTTCGGGTAATATTAGAGTACTGGGGGATGGCTGTTACCACTCCCGGTTACAGGCCGGGAAATCAGTAACCATAAACGGTGTTTTCCGTGGTGGTGAGATTCAGGCCCAGGGTGATGTTTATATAAGAGAACTTGGTTCGCGTAGCGGTATAGAAACCAGGGTAATCACCAGGAGTGGAGCTAGAGTGAAAGCAGGGCATGTTTTTGAGAATACCTCCGTTCAAATAGGACCACGGGTGTATTCTTTTGGCCGGGAGGAACAGGGGGTTACTTTATATCTTGATCGGGAAGGAGAGCTAATCAGAAGTTACATGAATTGA
- a CDS encoding TMEM165/GDT1 family protein translates to MKAFLLSLGLIFIAELGDKTQLVALTLATRFNARVVLAGIFTATLLVHVISVALGEFVGVLIPTAWTHFLAGLAFIGFGLWTLRGDSLDDERDNAHRIASPFLLVVVTFFLAEFGDKTMLSTVTLATTYSIIPVWLGSTLGMVLSDGLAIWIGQAMGSRLPERVIRLGAAFIFFVFGLFSTFQGGLNLSPPVWGLGVAILAILVFIFFRKPVQKGN, encoded by the coding sequence ATGAAAGCATTCCTGTTATCCCTCGGCTTGATATTTATTGCCGAATTAGGGGACAAGACCCAGCTAGTTGCCCTCACCCTGGCCACACGTTTTAACGCCCGTGTTGTCCTGGCCGGGATCTTCACCGCGACTCTACTGGTTCACGTTATCTCCGTTGCTTTGGGAGAGTTTGTGGGGGTACTTATCCCTACAGCCTGGACGCATTTTCTTGCCGGCCTGGCCTTTATCGGGTTTGGCCTCTGGACTCTACGTGGCGATAGCTTGGATGATGAAAGAGATAATGCCCACCGTATTGCTTCCCCCTTCTTGCTGGTAGTTGTTACCTTTTTTCTAGCTGAGTTCGGCGATAAAACCATGCTCAGTACCGTTACATTGGCCACAACTTATTCCATTATACCTGTCTGGCTTGGTTCGACCCTGGGTATGGTTCTTTCCGACGGATTGGCAATCTGGATCGGCCAGGCTATGGGGTCCCGTTTACCGGAGCGGGTAATTAGACTCGGGGCCGCCTTTATTTTCTTCGTTTTCGGCCTCTTTAGCACCTTCCAGGGAGGATTAAATCTTTCGCCCCCTGTATGGGGTCTGGGAGTCGCCATCCTGGCAATTCTAGTTTTCATCTTTTTCCGCAAGCCGGTACAAAAAGGCAACTAG
- a CDS encoding succinate--CoA ligase subunit alpha produces MGILIDRNTTVVVQGITGREGSLRAAYMKEYGTKVVAGTSPGKGGQTVAGIPVYHTVKEAVAEHGPIDFSVIFVPGRALKVAVKEAADAGIKNIVPCVESVPIHDIMEMVAYCKMKGTRLIGPGSIGIITPGEAVVGWLGGNVEWANTFFKPGPIGVFSRSGGQSGTIPWVLKEGGFGVSTVVHTGTEPVLGTSMADLLPLFEADPQTKGVAVFSEIGGSQEEECAEVIASGKFTKPFVIYVAGAWAPEGQRFSHASSIVERGRGSAKSKMEAIRKAGGYVAMSPTDIPRILREVIKD; encoded by the coding sequence ATGGGGATTTTAATTGACAGGAATACTACGGTCGTTGTCCAGGGTATCACCGGCCGGGAAGGCTCCCTGCGGGCGGCGTATATGAAGGAATACGGTACGAAGGTTGTAGCCGGGACAAGTCCGGGTAAGGGCGGCCAGACTGTAGCCGGGATTCCCGTATATCATACCGTCAAGGAGGCAGTTGCTGAACACGGACCCATCGACTTCAGCGTCATTTTCGTTCCCGGCCGGGCGTTGAAGGTGGCGGTCAAAGAAGCTGCCGATGCCGGTATTAAGAATATTGTCCCTTGTGTGGAATCGGTGCCCATCCACGATATCATGGAGATGGTAGCCTACTGCAAGATGAAGGGCACCAGGCTCATCGGCCCGGGTTCCATCGGCATCATCACACCCGGGGAAGCCGTTGTTGGCTGGCTGGGCGGTAACGTAGAATGGGCCAATACCTTCTTCAAACCCGGACCCATAGGCGTTTTTTCCCGGAGCGGTGGCCAGTCGGGCACCATCCCCTGGGTCCTGAAGGAAGGCGGCTTCGGGGTAAGCACCGTTGTCCATACCGGTACAGAACCCGTCCTCGGCACTTCTATGGCCGACCTGCTGCCCCTCTTTGAAGCCGACCCCCAGACCAAAGGGGTGGCGGTATTCTCGGAGATCGGCGGCTCTCAGGAAGAGGAGTGTGCCGAAGTCATCGCTTCGGGTAAATTTACAAAACCCTTCGTTATCTATGTTGCCGGCGCCTGGGCTCCCGAGGGACAGCGGTTCTCCCACGCCTCTAGTATAGTAGAGCGGGGCCGGGGTTCGGCCAAGAGCAAAATGGAAGCCATTCGTAAGGCCGGCGGTTATGTGGCTATGTCGCCGACGGACATTCCGCGTATTCTTAGAGAAGTTATCAAAGACTAG